Proteins encoded by one window of Actinocorallia herbida:
- the pntB gene encoding Re/Si-specific NAD(P)(+) transhydrogenase subunit beta encodes MSAASIATAAYLIAALLFILSLAGLSRHETAKQGWAYGLAGMVVALAATTGLVLHDSTVRGTTALVLTVALVIGGAIGLWRARVVQMTGMPELIALLHSFVGLAAVLVGWASYIEVEDQGLGHFTGALLRIHHAEVFAGIFIGAVTFTGSIVAYLKLSAKMKSAPLVLPGKNLLNLAALLAFAVLTVWFVIDPQLWAIIVVTAIALLFGWHLVASIGGGDMPVVVSMLNSYSGWAAVASGFLLSNDLLIITGALVGSSGAYLSFIMCKAMNRSFLSVIAGGFGIEAPKGTDGGEQGEHREISAEETADLLLSASSVVITPGYGMAVAQAQYPVAELTRILRDRGVDVRFGIHPVAGRLPGHMNVLLAEAKVPYDIVLEMDEINDDLAATDVVLVIGANDTVNPAAMDDPSSPIAGMPVLRVWDAAHVVVFKRSMASGYAGVQNPLFFRDNTTMLFGDAKTRIDEIVGALAAVPV; translated from the coding sequence GTGTCCGCAGCCTCGATCGCCACCGCGGCGTACCTCATCGCCGCGCTGCTGTTCATCCTGTCCCTCGCCGGACTGAGCAGGCACGAGACCGCGAAGCAGGGCTGGGCCTACGGCCTCGCCGGCATGGTCGTCGCGCTCGCCGCCACCACCGGGCTGGTGCTGCACGACAGCACGGTGCGCGGCACGACCGCGCTGGTCCTCACCGTCGCGCTCGTCATCGGCGGCGCCATCGGGCTGTGGCGGGCCCGGGTCGTCCAGATGACGGGGATGCCCGAGCTGATCGCGCTCCTGCACTCGTTCGTGGGGCTCGCCGCCGTGCTGGTCGGCTGGGCGTCGTACATCGAGGTCGAGGACCAGGGGCTCGGCCACTTCACGGGCGCGCTGCTGCGCATCCACCACGCGGAGGTGTTCGCCGGGATCTTCATCGGCGCGGTCACCTTCACCGGCTCGATCGTCGCTTACCTGAAGCTCAGCGCGAAGATGAAGTCGGCGCCGCTGGTGCTGCCCGGCAAGAACCTCCTGAACCTCGCCGCGCTGCTCGCCTTCGCCGTGCTGACGGTCTGGTTCGTGATCGACCCTCAGTTGTGGGCCATCATCGTGGTGACGGCGATCGCGCTGCTGTTCGGCTGGCACCTGGTCGCCTCGATCGGCGGCGGCGACATGCCCGTCGTGGTCTCCATGCTCAACAGCTACTCCGGCTGGGCCGCGGTGGCCAGCGGCTTCCTGCTGTCCAACGACCTGCTCATCATCACCGGCGCGCTCGTCGGCTCCTCCGGCGCCTACCTCTCCTTCATCATGTGCAAGGCGATGAACCGCTCCTTCCTGTCCGTCATCGCGGGCGGCTTCGGCATCGAGGCGCCCAAGGGCACGGACGGCGGCGAGCAGGGCGAGCACCGGGAGATCTCCGCGGAGGAGACGGCCGACCTGCTCCTGTCCGCCTCCAGCGTCGTCATCACCCCCGGTTACGGCATGGCCGTCGCCCAGGCCCAGTACCCGGTGGCCGAGCTGACCCGCATCCTGCGGGACCGCGGCGTCGACGTGCGGTTCGGCATCCACCCCGTGGCCGGCCGCCTCCCCGGCCACATGAACGTCCTCCTCGCCGAAGCCAAGGTGCCCTACGACATCGTGCTGGAGATGGACGAGATCAACGACGACCTCGCCGCCACCGACGTCGTCCTCGTCATCGGCGCCAACGACACCGTCAACCCCGCCGCCATGGACGACCCCTCGAGCCCCATCGCCGGCATGCCCGTCCTGCGCGTGTGGGACGCCGCCCACGTCGTCGTCTTCAAGCGCTCCATGGCCAGCGGCTACGCCGGCGTCCAGAACCCCCTCTTCTTCCGCGACAACACCACCATGCTCTTCGGCGACGCCAAGACCAGAATCGACGAGATCGTCGGCGCCCTCGCCGCCGTCCCCGTCTGA
- a CDS encoding Re/Si-specific NAD(P)(+) transhydrogenase subunit alpha, with the protein MLIGVTREQTGETRVAATPATVRQLVGLGYDVVVEAGAGALSAFTDAAYIEAGAGIGTAEDGWGADVVLRVNGPAVGEAGRLKEGALLISTLAPALNPDLVDELAARDVTALAMDAVPRISRAQSLDVLSSMANIAGYRAVVEAAHEFGRFFTGQVTAAGKVPPAKVLVAGAGVAGLAAIGAASSLGAIVRATDPRPEVAEQVKSLGGEFLPVLVDEEAQQSSDGYAKATSELYDEAAAKLYADQAADVDIVITTALIPGRPAPRLITAADVAAMKPGSVIVDMAAAMGGNVEGSVPGEKIVTEGGVTILAYTDLAGRLPTQASQLYGTNIVNLLKLLTPDKDGEVVLDLDDVVQRGMTVVRATGWGRSETLWPPPPVQISAAPAAAPAQAEAPVGREKKPLSAAAKLAMVFTATGLFGLVTAFAPAPIPQHFTVLTLAVVIGYYVIGKVHHALHTPLMSVTNAVSGVIVVGALVQVGLDVPLIQVLAGVAILLASINIFGGFAVTRRMLTMFSKGN; encoded by the coding sequence ATGCTCATAGGAGTGACCCGCGAGCAGACGGGGGAGACGCGCGTCGCCGCGACGCCCGCCACCGTCCGTCAACTCGTCGGGCTGGGATACGACGTGGTGGTCGAGGCCGGGGCCGGTGCGCTCTCCGCGTTCACCGACGCGGCGTACATCGAGGCCGGGGCCGGAATCGGCACCGCCGAGGACGGGTGGGGCGCGGACGTCGTCCTGCGCGTCAACGGTCCGGCGGTCGGCGAGGCGGGCAGGCTCAAGGAGGGCGCGCTGCTGATCTCGACGCTCGCTCCGGCGCTCAATCCCGATCTCGTGGACGAGCTGGCGGCACGGGATGTCACGGCGCTGGCGATGGACGCGGTGCCGCGGATCAGCCGGGCCCAGTCCCTCGACGTCCTGTCGAGCATGGCGAACATCGCCGGCTACCGGGCGGTGGTGGAGGCCGCGCACGAGTTCGGCCGTTTCTTCACCGGTCAGGTGACCGCGGCCGGCAAGGTGCCTCCGGCGAAGGTGCTGGTCGCGGGTGCCGGTGTGGCGGGGCTGGCCGCGATCGGTGCGGCTTCCAGCCTGGGCGCCATCGTGCGGGCGACGGACCCGCGCCCTGAGGTGGCCGAGCAGGTGAAGTCCCTGGGCGGGGAGTTCCTGCCCGTGCTGGTCGACGAAGAGGCCCAGCAGTCCAGCGACGGCTACGCCAAGGCGACCTCGGAGCTCTACGACGAGGCCGCGGCGAAGCTCTACGCGGACCAGGCCGCCGACGTCGACATCGTCATCACCACCGCGCTGATCCCCGGCCGTCCCGCGCCGAGGCTGATCACGGCGGCCGATGTGGCCGCGATGAAGCCGGGGTCGGTGATCGTGGACATGGCCGCCGCGATGGGCGGCAACGTCGAGGGCAGCGTCCCCGGCGAGAAGATCGTCACCGAGGGCGGCGTGACGATCCTGGCCTACACCGACCTCGCGGGCCGGCTGCCCACCCAGGCCAGCCAGCTGTACGGCACGAACATCGTCAACCTGCTGAAACTGCTCACACCGGACAAGGACGGCGAGGTCGTCCTCGACCTGGACGACGTCGTCCAGCGCGGCATGACCGTCGTGCGCGCCACCGGGTGGGGGCGGAGCGAGACGCTGTGGCCGCCGCCCCCGGTCCAGATCAGCGCCGCCCCCGCCGCGGCGCCCGCCCAGGCGGAGGCACCGGTCGGGCGGGAGAAGAAGCCGCTGTCGGCCGCCGCGAAGCTCGCCATGGTCTTCACCGCCACCGGCCTGTTCGGCCTGGTCACCGCCTTCGCGCCAGCCCCGATCCCGCAGCACTTCACCGTGCTGACGCTGGCCGTCGTGATCGGCTACTACGTGATCGGCAAGGTCCACCACGCCCTGCACACGCCCCTGATGAGCGTCACGAACGCCGTCTCCGGCGTGATCGTCGTCGGCGCGCTCGTCCAGGTCGGCCTCGACGTGCCGCTGATCCAGGTCCTCGCCGGGGTGGCGATCCTGCTGGCCTCCATCAACATCTTCGGTGGCTTCGCGGTGACCCGGCGCATGCTCACCATGTTCAGCAAGGGGAACTGA
- a CDS encoding cyclase family protein, with amino-acid sequence MTDDLGPDPLAPWLRKIGNAHDAARHAEEAQCRGSVALIDEAARLRGVAQVKLGRAISLEREVETRPAVLKQRREAAEAEKRDWQRLGMAEMPDGHGGVELEVQIGLHGRYAHGGDVIKYDAHGVHNTHLDGLAHIGADASWHGPIPASASETDEDTMVNWAQHGIATRGVLLDVTAVRGVEWIAAEEPVTAAELDAAVAAAGVTLEPGDALIIYQGRDRYEAAGHVYPSGAAAVRRPGIGEDGAQWIAEQDPGLVLWDFHDARDNPSGSLEVHNLIYAIGLCLVDNCLLGPAAAQLKAAGTSTGLLVAAPTAIHRSTGVLINPLLLY; translated from the coding sequence ATGACAGACGACCTCGGGCCCGATCCGCTCGCCCCTTGGCTGCGTAAGATCGGGAACGCGCACGACGCCGCCCGCCACGCCGAAGAGGCCCAGTGCCGCGGCTCGGTGGCGCTCATCGACGAGGCGGCCCGCCTGCGCGGCGTGGCCCAGGTCAAGCTCGGAAGGGCGATCTCGCTCGAACGCGAGGTCGAGACCCGACCCGCGGTCCTCAAGCAGCGCCGGGAGGCGGCCGAGGCGGAGAAGCGCGACTGGCAGCGGCTGGGCATGGCGGAAATGCCCGACGGCCACGGCGGCGTCGAACTCGAGGTGCAGATCGGCCTGCACGGCCGCTACGCGCACGGCGGCGACGTGATCAAGTACGACGCGCACGGCGTCCACAACACCCATCTCGACGGGCTCGCGCACATCGGCGCGGATGCCAGCTGGCACGGCCCCATCCCCGCCTCGGCCTCGGAGACCGACGAGGACACGATGGTCAACTGGGCGCAGCACGGCATCGCGACCCGCGGCGTGCTGCTCGACGTCACCGCCGTCCGGGGCGTGGAGTGGATCGCCGCGGAGGAACCGGTGACGGCCGCCGAACTGGACGCGGCGGTCGCCGCGGCGGGCGTGACGCTCGAACCGGGCGACGCCCTGATCATCTACCAGGGCCGCGACCGGTACGAGGCCGCGGGCCACGTGTACCCCAGCGGCGCCGCCGCCGTCCGCCGTCCCGGCATCGGCGAGGACGGCGCCCAGTGGATCGCGGAGCAGGACCCCGGCCTGGTGCTCTGGGACTTCCACGACGCGCGCGACAACCCGTCCGGCTCGCTCGAAGTGCACAACCTGATCTACGCGATCGGGCTCTGCCTCGTCGACAACTGCCTCCTCGGCCCCGCCGCCGCCCAGCTGAAGGCCGCGGGCACGTCGACGGGCCTGCTCGTCGCCGCGCCGACGGCGATCCACCGGTCCACCGGCGTGCTGATCAACCCGCTCCTCCTGTACTGA
- a CDS encoding cytochrome P450 codes for MSTVEIDPTAIDFFTDAEVAENTAPYFDHMTANHPVWRESKYGVVIVTGYEEALKVYHHPEIYSSINRTGGPVLDLPFELVGDDLTELLEQYREHFPQNDQIVTFDPPMHTDHRALLMGLITPKRLKENEEFLKVTADRFLDELLPAGQSEFIWGYAKRYAILAVADLLGVPESDHPMLIELLATKGPVLGNLKLQTSHHNTLERLYGYFIEKIEERRANPTEDILTGMALATFPDGTLPEPIDVARIASNLFAAGNETTVQLLGISLARLAEDQPLQDLLRENTALIPKFIEEVLRIEAPIRGSFRLTKVATSIGGLDLAPGTVVMLLHGAAGRDARVFDNPAEFDVNRANARQHLAFGRGIHTCPGAPLARAEAVFSLRRLLERTERIELSEEHHGPAGDRRWDVMPSYKFRGHNTLHLTYTEREGN; via the coding sequence ATGAGCACCGTGGAGATCGACCCGACGGCGATCGACTTCTTCACCGACGCCGAGGTCGCCGAGAACACGGCGCCCTACTTCGATCACATGACCGCCAACCACCCGGTGTGGCGCGAGTCGAAGTACGGCGTCGTGATCGTCACCGGGTACGAGGAGGCGCTGAAGGTCTACCACCACCCGGAGATCTACTCCTCGATCAACCGGACCGGCGGGCCCGTCCTGGACCTCCCGTTCGAGCTCGTCGGCGACGATCTGACGGAGCTCCTCGAGCAGTACCGGGAGCACTTCCCGCAGAACGACCAGATCGTGACGTTCGACCCGCCGATGCACACCGATCACCGGGCGCTGCTGATGGGCCTGATCACGCCCAAGCGGCTCAAGGAGAACGAGGAGTTCCTCAAGGTCACCGCGGACCGCTTCCTCGACGAGCTCCTGCCCGCGGGGCAGAGCGAGTTCATCTGGGGATACGCGAAGCGGTACGCCATCCTCGCGGTCGCCGACCTGCTCGGGGTGCCCGAGAGCGACCACCCGATGCTGATCGAACTGCTGGCCACCAAGGGACCGGTCCTCGGGAACCTGAAGCTGCAGACCTCCCACCACAACACCCTCGAGCGGCTGTACGGCTACTTCATCGAGAAGATCGAGGAGCGGCGCGCGAACCCCACCGAAGACATCCTCACCGGGATGGCGCTGGCCACCTTCCCCGACGGCACGCTCCCCGAGCCGATCGACGTCGCCCGGATCGCCTCGAACCTCTTCGCGGCCGGCAACGAGACGACGGTCCAGCTGCTCGGCATCTCCCTCGCCCGGCTCGCCGAGGACCAGCCGCTCCAGGACCTGCTGCGCGAGAACACGGCGCTGATCCCGAAGTTCATCGAGGAGGTCCTGCGGATCGAGGCCCCGATCCGGGGCTCGTTCCGCCTCACCAAGGTCGCGACCAGCATCGGCGGTCTCGACCTGGCGCCCGGCACCGTCGTCATGCTCCTGCACGGCGCGGCGGGCCGCGACGCGCGGGTCTTCGACAACCCGGCCGAGTTCGACGTCAATCGCGCTAACGCCCGGCAGCACCTCGCGTTCGGCCGCGGCATCCACACCTGCCCCGGCGCCCCGCTCGCCCGCGCGGAAGCGGTGTTCTCCCTCCGGCGGCTGCTGGAGCGCACCGAGCGCATCGAGCTGTCCGAGGAGCACCACGGCCCGGCCGGCGACCGCCGCTGGGACGTCATGCCCAGCTACAAGTTCCGCGGCCACAACACCCTCCACCTCACCTACACCGAGCGGGAGGGCAACTGA
- a CDS encoding ferredoxin: protein MAAEITVDRDRCMGSGQCTFYAPNTFDLDDSDIAVVTDPHGDSDEKIKMAITVCPTRSIERVAPE, encoded by the coding sequence ATGGCAGCCGAGATCACGGTCGACCGCGACCGGTGCATGGGCTCCGGGCAGTGCACCTTCTACGCACCCAACACCTTCGACCTCGATGACTCCGACATCGCGGTCGTCACGGATCCGCACGGCGACAGCGACGAGAAGATCAAGATGGCCATCACCGTGTGCCCGACCCGGTCCATCGAGCGCGTCGCCCCCGAATAG
- a CDS encoding Zn-ribbon domain-containing OB-fold protein, giving the protein MTVQPEAQISAPIADLESDSLLGDFPEGPRLVGTLCAQCGQTMIGTRVACSTCVSRDVSRIALPATGVLYSFTRLHVGGTDVRPIGYVDLDDGVRTLADLREDGAPLQPDVRVALGVDGDGWFFAPAADD; this is encoded by the coding sequence ATGACCGTCCAACCCGAGGCGCAGATCTCCGCGCCCATCGCCGACCTGGAGAGCGACAGCCTCCTCGGCGACTTCCCCGAAGGCCCGCGCCTCGTCGGGACACTGTGCGCGCAGTGCGGCCAGACGATGATCGGCACCCGGGTCGCGTGCAGCACGTGCGTCAGCCGTGACGTCTCGCGCATCGCGCTCCCGGCGACCGGGGTCCTGTACTCCTTCACCCGGCTCCACGTCGGCGGCACCGACGTCCGCCCGATCGGCTACGTGGACCTCGACGACGGCGTGCGCACGCTCGCCGATCTCCGCGAGGACGGCGCGCCCCTCCAGCCCGACGTCCGCGTCGCCCTCGGGGTCGACGGCGACGGCTGGTTCTTCGCCCCCGCCGCCGACGACTGA
- a CDS encoding thiolase family protein, with protein MTENVYVVSAAMIPFGKHRTSSYVGLAVSPLIDALQSAGVQKSDVDAVYVGHAYGGMMTGQRITKEIGLGTVPTVNIDNACSGGATALHEAWMAIGQGLIDVAVVIGVEKLTQFGGGTLPLSPEDREVKQGIVMPAVYAMRATRYLHDTEATVEDLALVSVKARRHGALNPFAQFRKEVTVEEVLAARSIADPLTLLMCCPTGDGAAVIVLASERARNRLGTPRGMRVAASVLHSGQVAEGYRDMTKPEITYESAHDAYAQAGIGPGELDMIETHDAFSIAELVYYEALGLTEKQSAVALLRDGRTTFGGDVVVNPSGGLLAKGHPVGASGVAQVAEAFWQLTGQAGARQVTDARWALTHVTGGGTAGLDHGACTIHIFEAA; from the coding sequence ATGACTGAGAACGTGTACGTCGTCTCGGCGGCGATGATCCCCTTCGGCAAGCACCGGACCTCCTCCTACGTGGGTCTCGCGGTGTCGCCGCTCATCGACGCCCTCCAGAGCGCCGGCGTCCAGAAGTCCGACGTCGACGCCGTCTACGTCGGCCACGCCTACGGCGGCATGATGACGGGCCAGCGGATCACCAAGGAGATCGGCCTCGGCACCGTCCCCACCGTCAACATCGACAACGCCTGCTCGGGCGGCGCGACCGCGCTGCACGAGGCGTGGATGGCCATCGGCCAGGGCCTCATCGACGTCGCCGTCGTCATCGGCGTCGAGAAGCTGACGCAGTTCGGCGGAGGCACCCTGCCGCTGTCCCCCGAGGACCGCGAGGTCAAGCAGGGCATCGTCATGCCGGCCGTCTACGCGATGCGCGCGACCCGCTACCTGCACGACACCGAGGCGACGGTCGAGGACCTCGCGCTGGTCAGCGTGAAGGCGCGCAGGCACGGCGCGCTGAACCCCTTCGCGCAGTTCCGCAAGGAAGTCACCGTCGAGGAGGTCCTCGCGGCGCGGTCCATCGCCGATCCCCTGACCCTGCTCATGTGCTGCCCGACCGGGGACGGCGCCGCCGTCATCGTGCTGGCCTCCGAGCGCGCCAGGAACCGCCTGGGCACTCCGCGCGGCATGCGGGTCGCGGCGTCGGTCCTGCACTCGGGCCAGGTCGCCGAGGGGTACCGGGACATGACGAAGCCGGAGATCACCTACGAGTCGGCGCACGACGCCTACGCGCAGGCCGGGATCGGTCCCGGCGAGCTGGACATGATCGAGACGCATGACGCGTTCTCGATCGCCGAACTCGTCTACTACGAGGCGCTCGGCCTGACGGAGAAGCAGAGCGCGGTGGCGCTCCTGCGCGACGGCAGGACGACCTTCGGCGGCGATGTCGTGGTGAACCCGAGCGGCGGCCTCCTCGCCAAGGGCCACCCGGTCGGCGCGAGCGGCGTCGCCCAGGTCGCCGAGGCGTTCTGGCAGCTCACCGGCCAGGCCGGCGCGCGGCAGGTCACGGACGCGCGCTGGGCCCTGACGCACGTCACCGGCGGCGGCACCGCCGGACTGGACCACGGCGCGTGCACGATCCACATCTTCGAGGCGGCATGA
- a CDS encoding CaiB/BaiF CoA transferase family protein, giving the protein MTTIIERPPLEGLRVLDLTTFLSGPSATQLLGDLGAEIIKVESLDGDSSRAIVGPTVLGETAYFLANNRNKRSVAINLKSPRGLEVLKRLISRVDVVIENFRPGVTARLGIDPKTITAEQPALIWASISGFGQDGPLRDRPAYDMIVQALSGVMSLNGHPGSPAARLGIPAGDVVAGLYAVIGLLAALDARHKTGRGRIIDVSMLRGQLSMLSYQALYTSLKGVAPGPQGAGHDSIATYRSFRGGDGREFVVTANTPRMWEGLCRVLGVGELVGDERFLDAASRLRNKEALWEILEARFAERPAAEWIDLLAEASVPVASVKNVLEALTDARAAKDGSMVLVESDEASFENVATPIRFVDTEDVPPTYPPALGGDTFDILVGELGIPEAELESLIADRVVIATPQKERVA; this is encoded by the coding sequence ATGACCACGATCATCGAGCGCCCGCCGCTGGAAGGCCTGCGCGTCCTCGATCTCACCACCTTTCTCTCCGGGCCTTCGGCGACCCAGCTGCTGGGGGACCTGGGCGCGGAGATCATCAAGGTCGAATCCCTCGACGGCGATTCGAGCCGGGCGATCGTCGGGCCGACGGTGCTCGGGGAGACCGCCTACTTCCTCGCCAACAATCGCAACAAGCGAAGCGTTGCGATCAACCTGAAGTCGCCACGGGGCCTCGAGGTGCTGAAGCGCCTGATCTCCCGCGTCGACGTGGTCATCGAGAACTTCCGGCCGGGGGTCACCGCGCGCCTCGGCATCGATCCGAAGACGATCACCGCGGAGCAGCCCGCGCTCATCTGGGCCTCCATCAGCGGCTTCGGACAGGACGGGCCGCTGCGCGACCGGCCGGCCTACGACATGATCGTGCAGGCGCTCAGCGGGGTGATGAGCCTCAACGGCCATCCCGGATCCCCGGCCGCCCGGCTCGGGATCCCGGCGGGCGACGTCGTGGCGGGCCTGTACGCCGTGATCGGCCTCCTCGCCGCCCTCGACGCCCGCCACAAGACGGGCCGGGGCAGGATCATCGACGTCTCGATGCTCCGCGGCCAGCTCTCCATGCTGTCCTACCAGGCCCTTTACACCTCGCTCAAGGGTGTTGCCCCGGGCCCGCAGGGGGCCGGCCACGACTCGATCGCCACCTACCGCTCCTTCCGGGGCGGCGACGGGCGGGAGTTCGTGGTCACCGCGAACACGCCGCGGATGTGGGAGGGCCTCTGCCGCGTCCTGGGCGTCGGCGAACTGGTCGGTGACGAGCGCTTCCTGGACGCCGCGAGCCGGCTCAGGAACAAGGAGGCGCTCTGGGAGATCCTGGAGGCGCGGTTCGCCGAGCGCCCCGCCGCCGAATGGATCGACCTGCTGGCCGAGGCATCCGTTCCCGTCGCCTCGGTGAAGAACGTCCTCGAAGCGCTCACCGACGCCCGGGCCGCCAAGGACGGCAGCATGGTCCTCGTCGAGAGCGACGAGGCCTCCTTCGAGAACGTCGCGACCCCCATCCGCTTCGTCGACACCGAAGACGTCCCGCCGACCTACCCCCCGGCCCTCGGCGGCGACACCTTCGACATCCTCGTCGGCGAACTCGGCATCCCCGAAGCGGAGCTGGAGTCCTTGATCGCCGACCGCGTCGTCATCGCGACCCCCCAGAAGGAACGCGTCGCGTAA